In a genomic window of Thermoprotei archaeon:
- a CDS encoding glycosyltransferase family 4 protein, whose amino-acid sequence MKMRIAFFVWEFYPRLVGGLGTYAIEVTRKYVELGHDVTVFTLNDGTLKTREVWKGIEIHRPLIVDASKVFPFIVTEDLARWGTHLKFFNDVFIYNVLTASKMFNLLMKQEKEEYDIIAIHDWLSSIAGLIIKTESPNQKAIFHVHSTEEQRSSDGSSVIKYLERTMAQNSDKIVTVSYAMRDHLATIGYPVEKIRVVWNGVDPTKYDPTKIKQEDVNNLRATYGIASDEKTVLFVGRLTWVKGVQNLIQALPLVLSEYPKTKLIIIGKGEQYQDLVNLTQRLNIKDNVIFISKWLTEEERILHYALADLCVFPSLSEPFGIVSLEAMAMEKPVVVGARGISGFREQVIPSGPEQCGVHINGADPTDISWGIKEILKDENRAKQWGKNGRKRVLQFFTWDHVAKSTLAVYQETIQN is encoded by the coding sequence ATGAAAATGAGGATAGCGTTCTTTGTATGGGAATTCTATCCAAGACTTGTAGGTGGACTGGGGACATACGCAATAGAGGTCACTAGAAAATATGTAGAACTAGGGCACGATGTCACGGTTTTCACATTAAACGATGGTACGCTCAAAACAAGAGAAGTATGGAAAGGAATAGAAATACACAGACCGCTAATAGTGGATGCATCAAAAGTTTTTCCTTTCATAGTAACAGAAGATCTAGCAAGATGGGGCACTCACTTGAAATTCTTTAACGATGTTTTCATTTACAACGTGCTCACGGCATCAAAAATGTTTAACCTACTCATGAAGCAAGAAAAAGAGGAATATGATATAATAGCAATTCATGATTGGCTCTCCTCCATTGCAGGGCTCATAATAAAAACAGAAAGCCCAAACCAGAAAGCAATCTTTCACGTTCACTCAACAGAAGAACAGAGAAGTAGTGATGGATCATCAGTCATAAAATACCTAGAACGCACAATGGCGCAAAATTCAGATAAAATAGTAACAGTATCATACGCAATGAGAGACCACCTAGCAACAATAGGATATCCGGTAGAAAAAATAAGAGTCGTATGGAATGGTGTGGACCCAACAAAATACGATCCAACAAAAATTAAACAAGAAGATGTTAATAACCTCAGAGCAACATATGGAATAGCAAGTGATGAAAAAACTGTACTATTTGTAGGAAGACTCACATGGGTCAAAGGAGTACAAAATCTCATACAAGCACTACCACTCGTGCTAAGCGAATACCCGAAAACAAAACTCATAATAATAGGGAAGGGAGAACAGTACCAAGATCTCGTAAACCTCACACAAAGGCTAAACATTAAAGATAACGTCATCTTCATATCAAAATGGCTCACAGAAGAAGAAAGAATACTACACTATGCTCTTGCAGACCTCTGCGTATTCCCATCACTCTCAGAACCATTCGGAATTGTAAGCCTAGAAGCGATGGCAATGGAAAAACCAGTCGTAGTAGGAGCAAGAGGAATAAGCGGATTTAGAGAACAAGTTATACCATCAGGACCAGAACAATGTGGAGTACACATAAACGGGGCAGATCCAACAGACATATCATGGGGAATAAAAGAAATATTAAAAGACGAAAACAGAGCGAAACAATGGGGCAAAAACGGAAGAAAAAGAGTACTACAATTCTTTACATGGGACCATGTAGCAAAATCAACACTCGCAGTGTACCAAGAAACAATACAAAACTAA
- a CDS encoding glycogen/starch synthase translates to MLEFENVWMLGFEASNIVKVGGLGEAVYNLSKALSSYLNVSIIMPSHGSHKSEKIRKLLQLEGFTTFKLWPGAIDELPIIVERGKLNNVSIYLIEGNSPGSEALNNTAVYGPELRDKVWLFSRSVRKLTEHIIKADNLLIPHIIHAHDWHSVPAMIAARQVLENNNFSIISVFHIHLLTGEKSTWKYFHDHCGLEDNAHTIIINSKAQKVTLKDVWLRCKGRLEKIGAYESDILVTVSKSFLMKDRNSVLKTLGAELKAKSLYVYNGTDWNYDDVIKNVISYHGKQIISYLKLENLDRLKREHLRKYLLMYAIGNLDENEPIINDEKLQRIVYSISDYPFLGNGKIVPFASDGPLVLMTGRVSIQKGVDILMDAIPSVIEILPDTKILILLLPVWGSEELIKEYAKYTIQFKDNLRIIYGIAQSIYQLAYLASDTYAAPSRWEPFGIMAIESLALGTPVVASRVGGLSEIILDIREYEEESNGILVKPENPKELAEAITSILIASQISENPALLKTDLIDMITIRELRELVMSDPTFYNKIRENGIKRVNENFRWEHSAKKALEIYTTAYRNSSQRYTNI, encoded by the coding sequence ATGCTAGAGTTTGAAAATGTTTGGATGCTTGGTTTTGAAGCATCTAATATTGTAAAAGTCGGAGGATTAGGTGAAGCTGTTTACAACTTGAGTAAAGCGCTTTCCAGTTATCTTAATGTTTCTATCATAATGCCAAGTCACGGTTCTCATAAGTCAGAAAAAATTCGTAAACTTCTACAGTTAGAAGGATTTACGACATTCAAATTATGGCCAGGAGCTATTGATGAGTTACCGATAATTGTTGAACGTGGTAAACTAAACAATGTTAGCATATATCTAATTGAGGGTAATTCTCCGGGTTCTGAAGCTCTCAATAATACTGCGGTTTATGGTCCTGAGCTTAGAGATAAAGTTTGGCTCTTTAGTAGGTCTGTGAGGAAATTAACAGAACATATTATAAAAGCTGACAACTTACTAATACCTCACATAATACATGCTCATGATTGGCACTCAGTACCAGCCATGATAGCTGCAAGACAAGTGCTGGAAAATAATAATTTCAGTATCATATCAGTATTTCACATACATTTGCTTACTGGTGAGAAATCTACATGGAAATATTTTCATGATCATTGTGGATTAGAAGATAATGCGCATACTATAATAATAAACTCAAAAGCGCAGAAAGTAACGCTTAAAGATGTCTGGCTCAGATGCAAAGGAAGATTAGAAAAAATTGGCGCGTACGAATCTGATATTCTAGTCACTGTAAGTAAAAGTTTTCTCATGAAAGATAGGAACAGTGTATTAAAAACTTTAGGTGCTGAACTAAAAGCCAAATCTTTGTATGTTTATAATGGAACAGATTGGAATTATGACGATGTAATCAAAAACGTTATAAGTTATCATGGTAAACAAATAATATCATATTTGAAATTAGAGAACTTGGATAGGTTAAAGAGAGAGCACTTAAGGAAATACCTACTAATGTATGCAATAGGGAATTTAGATGAAAACGAACCAATAATAAATGATGAAAAGCTGCAGAGAATAGTATACTCAATATCAGATTACCCGTTCTTGGGTAATGGAAAAATCGTACCATTCGCAAGTGATGGCCCGCTAGTTTTAATGACAGGTAGAGTAAGTATACAAAAGGGTGTTGACATACTTATGGATGCGATACCAAGTGTTATCGAAATATTACCGGATACGAAAATCCTAATACTTCTTCTACCAGTGTGGGGATCCGAAGAACTAATAAAAGAGTACGCAAAGTACACCATACAATTTAAGGATAATTTAAGGATCATCTATGGTATAGCACAGAGCATATACCAACTGGCATATTTAGCGTCAGATACTTATGCTGCACCATCCAGATGGGAGCCATTTGGTATAATGGCAATAGAATCGTTAGCTTTAGGAACACCTGTAGTAGCATCAAGAGTTGGAGGTTTAAGTGAGATAATCTTGGACATAAGAGAATATGAAGAGGAATCAAACGGAATCCTAGTAAAACCAGAAAACCCCAAAGAACTAGCAGAAGCCATCACATCAATCCTAATAGCATCACAGATCTCAGAAAACCCAGCATTACTGAAAACAGACCTAATAGACATGATAACAATAAGAGAACTAAGAGAACTTGTGATGTCAGATCCAACATTTTATAATAAAATAAGAGAAAACGGGATAAAAAGAGTCAACGAAAACTTCCGATGGGAACATTCAGCGAAAAAAGCACTAGAAATCTATACAACAGCATACAGAAACTCTTCACAAAGATATACAAATATCTAA
- a CDS encoding biotin/lipoate A/B protein ligase family protein, producing MKNPLRIIIDGPRDPWLNMAIDEAIMIHRPHYDFDTLRIYMWLPSGVSIGRRQIAHQTVDMEEIKRHGFKLVRRITGGGAILHQENSELTYSVVLSKDHEIYQIDVVNSATRIARGIANTLEILGIEAQTGTTQNTIEEQNLCYLRNAQSDIIVHNKKISGNAQRREPYALLQHGTLLLDFHPETWLKVIKTPNTTPQQLQQRITSLKNILNNISTKQIIKSMIQGFTQTLNPINVFSSTLTEEELETANILYYNKYSTETWNMKGTT from the coding sequence ATGAAAAACCCACTAAGAATCATCATAGACGGTCCCAGAGATCCGTGGCTTAACATGGCAATAGACGAGGCTATCATGATACACAGGCCGCACTACGACTTTGACACACTGAGAATATACATGTGGCTACCATCAGGTGTCAGTATAGGAAGAAGGCAAATAGCGCATCAAACAGTAGATATGGAAGAAATAAAAAGACATGGATTCAAATTAGTAAGAAGAATCACAGGTGGAGGAGCAATACTTCACCAAGAAAATTCTGAACTAACATATAGCGTGGTATTATCTAAGGATCACGAAATTTACCAAATAGATGTAGTAAACTCAGCAACAAGAATAGCAAGAGGAATAGCAAACACATTAGAAATCCTAGGAATAGAAGCCCAAACAGGAACAACACAAAACACAATAGAAGAACAAAACTTATGCTACCTAAGAAATGCGCAAAGTGACATCATAGTACATAACAAAAAAATCTCAGGAAACGCACAACGAAGAGAACCGTATGCACTACTCCAACATGGAACATTACTCCTAGATTTCCATCCAGAAACATGGCTAAAAGTCATAAAAACACCAAATACAACACCACAACAACTACAACAAAGAATAACAAGCCTTAAAAACATACTAAACAACATAAGCACAAAACAAATCATAAAATCAATGATACAGGGATTTACACAAACACTCAATCCAATAAATGTATTCAGCTCAACACTAACAGAAGAAGAACTAGAAACCGCAAACATATTATATTACAACAAATATTCAACAGAAACATGGAACATGAAAGGAACAACTTAA
- the lipA gene encoding lipoyl synthase has protein sequence MLTNNKATVRVTINEDYLKVLKTINDVGLRTVCEEALCPNIMECWGMGTATFMIMGSICTRGCRFCYVMKGRPMLLDNDEPMKVALAVKKMNLDYVTLTSVDRDDLLDGGAEHFAKTIKAIKELNSTIIVEALIPDFRGEHQSIKKVIDARVDVLAHNIETVERLTPLVRDRRASYQQSLKVLKIAKELNPTLITKSSILLGLGETYEELIETMKDLRKVKVDILVLSQYMRPSTKQLPVHKYYTQNEFKTLQNEALKLGFTYVVASPLARTSYKAKDAYLSAIKNQQTLIR, from the coding sequence TTGCTTACGAACAATAAGGCAACGGTCAGAGTAACGATCAATGAAGATTATTTAAAAGTTCTAAAAACAATAAATGATGTTGGTCTAAGAACGGTGTGCGAAGAAGCGCTCTGTCCAAACATAATGGAATGTTGGGGCATGGGTACAGCAACATTCATGATAATGGGTAGTATATGTACACGAGGATGTAGATTTTGTTATGTAATGAAAGGGCGCCCAATGCTACTCGACAATGACGAACCAATGAAAGTAGCATTAGCAGTCAAAAAAATGAATCTCGATTATGTTACACTAACTTCTGTAGATAGGGATGATTTATTAGATGGTGGAGCAGAACACTTTGCAAAAACAATAAAAGCAATCAAAGAACTCAATTCAACGATCATAGTCGAGGCATTAATACCAGACTTTCGAGGAGAGCATCAAAGTATTAAAAAAGTTATAGATGCGCGTGTAGATGTGTTGGCGCACAACATCGAAACTGTAGAAAGACTAACTCCATTGGTAAGAGATAGAAGAGCTAGCTACCAACAAAGCCTGAAAGTGTTAAAGATAGCAAAAGAACTTAACCCAACGCTTATCACGAAATCATCCATACTACTTGGGCTAGGAGAAACATATGAGGAACTAATTGAGACAATGAAAGATCTAAGAAAAGTTAAGGTCGATATATTAGTACTCTCACAGTACATGAGACCAAGCACTAAACAATTACCAGTACATAAATATTATACACAGAATGAGTTCAAAACATTACAAAACGAAGCTCTCAAACTAGGCTTTACGTATGTAGTCGCATCACCATTAGCAAGAACATCATACAAAGCAAAAGATGCATACCTCAGCGCAATAAAAAATCAACAAACACTTATTCGTTGA
- a CDS encoding biotin/lipoyl-containing protein: MIVEIKIPEEIWPRRSDWNGRVISISKKPGDRVVKGEVIAEVETEKVVLGIESPYDGNVVKVMIAEGDLVKPGSLIALIERS; the protein is encoded by the coding sequence ATGATTGTTGAGATAAAAATTCCTGAAGAGATTTGGCCAAGGAGGTCTGATTGGAATGGACGTGTTATTTCAATAAGTAAGAAACCAGGGGATAGAGTAGTCAAAGGGGAAGTGATTGCGGAAGTTGAAACTGAGAAGGTTGTTTTAGGCATAGAATCACCGTATGATGGGAATGTTGTTAAGGTTATGATTGCTGAAGGTGATCTTGTTAAACCAGGTTCATTGATCGCATTAATAGAAAGATCCTAA
- a CDS encoding aldolase/citrate lyase family protein — MMPKFMDKITRNEPTYGTWITMAYPEIVEALSYLPFDWFVFDMEHAPLTIRDIEFLMMAIKNNTIAPIVRVPWNDFVVIKQALDIGAQGLIVPYVNNKDEAVRVIKATRYPPEGIRGVGPRRCANYGFTNVKEYFKQANKEIIVIVQIETVEAVENVDEILPVDGINGVFIGPNDLSASLGIFREFDNPRYINALNKVLNAAKSMNKIAGIMAQSTDDALSKTKKGFNFISLSHDLSYLIKGYTDAFKTLGRLT, encoded by the coding sequence ATGATGCCTAAGTTTATGGATAAGATTACGCGTAATGAGCCAACTTATGGTACATGGATAACCATGGCTTATCCTGAGATTGTTGAGGCTCTTTCTTACTTACCTTTTGATTGGTTTGTGTTCGATATGGAGCATGCACCGTTAACTATTAGAGATATTGAATTCCTCATGATGGCTATTAAAAATAATACAATCGCACCCATTGTTAGAGTTCCATGGAACGATTTTGTAGTGATAAAACAAGCATTAGACATAGGAGCACAAGGGTTAATCGTCCCCTACGTTAATAATAAGGATGAAGCGGTAAGAGTTATAAAAGCTACAAGGTATCCACCAGAGGGTATCAGAGGTGTAGGACCTAGAAGATGCGCAAACTATGGTTTCACAAATGTGAAGGAATATTTTAAGCAAGCGAACAAAGAAATCATAGTGATTGTTCAGATAGAAACTGTGGAAGCTGTGGAGAACGTCGATGAGATACTCCCAGTCGATGGTATAAATGGGGTTTTTATAGGACCAAATGATCTCTCAGCATCATTAGGAATTTTTAGAGAATTCGATAACCCAAGATACATTAATGCACTTAACAAAGTACTTAATGCAGCAAAATCCATGAATAAAATCGCAGGTATAATGGCCCAAAGCACAGATGATGCGTTAAGCAAGACTAAAAAGGGTTTCAATTTCATATCACTGTCACATGACCTCAGTTATCTAATAAAAGGATACACTGATGCATTCAAAACGCTCGGGCGACTCACCTAA
- the hemB gene encoding porphobilinogen synthase: MRRLRLSKVLRNLIAETYVNPSQLIMPFFVKEGLEGKESITTMPGQYRFSINALVNEVRELLELGIRSVLLFGIPLHKDEHATSDYDPQGVVQRTIRLLRKEYGDQIVIVADVCTCEYTTHGHCGIIKKAERGPHTGELYVDNDETLKVLAKVSLSYAEAGVDMVAPSAMMDGQVKAIREALDEAGYKDVAIMGYSAKHASTLYGPFREAASSAPQFGDRRSYQMDPRNAKEALREIELDIKEGADIVMVKPALWYLDIIKSAKERFNVPIAAYNVSGEYTMIKLAAQNNFINEKVAVWEMLTAIKRAGADIIITYFAKDYAGWLKNGEIP, translated from the coding sequence ATGCGAAGATTACGTTTATCAAAGGTTTTACGGAACCTTATAGCTGAGACTTATGTTAATCCGTCACAGCTTATAATGCCTTTCTTTGTGAAAGAGGGGTTGGAGGGAAAAGAATCGATCACAACAATGCCAGGTCAGTATAGATTTTCAATAAATGCGTTAGTTAATGAGGTAAGAGAATTGTTAGAGCTAGGGATAAGATCAGTATTGCTCTTTGGAATACCGTTACATAAGGATGAACATGCTACCTCTGATTATGATCCTCAAGGTGTTGTTCAGAGAACTATAAGATTGCTAAGGAAAGAATACGGGGATCAAATAGTGATAGTGGCTGATGTCTGTACATGCGAGTACACAACGCACGGACATTGTGGAATAATAAAAAAGGCGGAGCGAGGGCCTCATACAGGAGAACTTTATGTGGATAATGATGAAACGTTAAAAGTTTTAGCAAAGGTGTCATTGAGTTATGCTGAAGCTGGTGTTGATATGGTAGCACCATCAGCAATGATGGATGGTCAAGTTAAAGCGATCAGAGAAGCACTTGATGAGGCTGGTTATAAGGATGTTGCAATAATGGGATACTCTGCAAAACATGCTTCAACACTCTATGGACCATTTAGAGAGGCCGCTAGTTCAGCACCACAGTTTGGGGATAGGAGAAGTTATCAAATGGACCCAAGAAATGCAAAAGAAGCACTGAGAGAAATTGAATTAGATATTAAAGAAGGTGCTGATATAGTAATGGTAAAACCAGCACTCTGGTATTTAGATATAATAAAATCAGCGAAAGAGCGATTTAACGTCCCGATCGCAGCGTATAATGTAAGCGGAGAATATACAATGATTAAACTTGCTGCACAAAATAATTTCATAAATGAAAAAGTAGCAGTGTGGGAGATGCTTACGGCAATAAAACGGGCAGGAGCAGATATCATAATCACTTATTTTGCAAAGGACTACGCGGGATGGTTGAAAAATGGAGAGATCCCATAA
- the hemL gene encoding glutamate-1-semialdehyde 2,1-aminomutase: MERSHKLYEKAKTLIPGGVNSPVRAFQPYPFFVSRAQGSKLIDVDNNEYIDYVMGYGALLYGHKPDFIIEKVKNVLENGVLYGAPTENEIILAEKIRELYPSIEMVRLANSGTEATMHAIRLARGYTNKRKIIKFAGCFHGSHDAVLVKAGSGALTFGIPSSLGVLEDTAKHTLVSRFNDIELTEKLAREYRDDLAAIILEPVMANVGLILPNIEFLKSVREIADNTGAMLIFDEIVTGFRLAPGGAQEYYGIKPDLTTLGKILGGGFPISAFGGRSEIMRNLAPQGKVYQAGTYSGNTVSTTAALASIEYIVNNKHIYQILRQNTQKLIKPIREFVHDKKLPVTINTLESMFQIFFTDKLVSTYDDALTSNTELFMKYHAKLLKQGIFIPPSQFETCFLSTAHTLQDIEKTTNTIAQTIGEIFK; encoded by the coding sequence ATGGAGAGATCCCATAAATTATATGAAAAAGCAAAGACACTCATACCTGGTGGTGTAAACAGTCCAGTGAGAGCATTTCAACCATACCCGTTTTTTGTTTCAAGAGCACAGGGTTCAAAACTAATAGACGTTGATAATAATGAATACATAGATTACGTGATGGGTTATGGTGCACTGCTCTATGGTCATAAACCAGATTTCATAATAGAAAAGGTAAAGAATGTGTTAGAAAATGGAGTACTGTACGGAGCACCAACAGAAAATGAAATAATCTTAGCAGAGAAAATAAGGGAGTTATATCCCTCAATAGAAATGGTGCGATTAGCGAATTCAGGAACGGAGGCAACAATGCATGCTATAAGGTTAGCAAGGGGTTATACTAATAAAAGAAAAATAATTAAATTTGCAGGTTGTTTCCATGGGTCACATGATGCAGTACTAGTGAAAGCTGGTTCGGGAGCATTAACATTCGGAATACCGTCAAGTCTAGGAGTCTTAGAGGATACTGCAAAGCATACATTAGTATCACGGTTTAACGATATAGAACTTACAGAAAAGCTTGCAAGGGAATACAGGGATGACTTAGCTGCAATAATCCTAGAACCAGTAATGGCAAACGTTGGACTCATACTACCGAACATCGAATTCCTCAAATCAGTAAGAGAAATAGCTGATAATACAGGTGCCATGCTCATATTCGATGAGATAGTGACGGGTTTTAGATTGGCGCCAGGAGGAGCACAGGAATATTATGGTATAAAACCAGATTTAACAACGCTAGGAAAAATATTAGGGGGAGGATTCCCAATCTCGGCATTTGGAGGAAGGAGCGAGATCATGAGAAATTTAGCTCCACAAGGCAAAGTATACCAGGCTGGAACGTATAGCGGAAATACGGTGTCAACAACAGCGGCATTAGCGTCAATAGAATACATAGTAAATAATAAGCACATATACCAAATACTGAGACAAAACACACAAAAACTTATAAAACCAATAAGAGAATTCGTACACGATAAAAAATTACCGGTAACAATAAACACATTGGAATCAATGTTTCAAATCTTCTTTACAGACAAGCTAGTGAGCACGTACGATGACGCGCTTACATCAAACACTGAACTCTTCATGAAATATCACGCGAAACTTCTCAAGCAAGGAATCTTTATACCACCATCCCAATTCGAAACCTGCTTCCTTTCTACAGCACATACATTACAAGACATAGAAAAAACCACGAACACAATAGCACAAACAATAGGTGAGATCTTTAAATGA
- the hemC gene encoding hydroxymethylbilane synthase, with protein MKLIVGTRGSKLSLIQTNEVVEALKKIDPEIQLQIKVIKTKGDIDTQTPLYSMSTKGIFEKEIDHQLINGEIDLAVHSMKDYPTDVPEQLIIAAVPPRKSPFDILITRDNTTIEKLKPNTTIGTSSLRRVTHIKYLRPDINTQPIRGNIDTRIRKLEEGKVDALLIAEAGLNRLNINYHYQRLGPELITPAAGQGALAVVTRKDNTRLINILNKITDHKTLTETTIERKILEKLQAGCKTPLGVYANIIDNRITLITSLISPDYKKRILIKVQDNNPNKIIENTTKEFADRGGEEIIKQWRQISWEKYI; from the coding sequence ATGAAGCTAATAGTAGGAACGAGAGGAAGTAAACTATCCTTAATACAAACCAATGAGGTAGTAGAGGCTCTCAAGAAAATAGACCCTGAGATTCAACTTCAAATAAAGGTAATCAAAACAAAAGGTGATATTGATACTCAAACACCACTGTACAGTATGTCAACAAAGGGAATATTTGAAAAAGAAATAGACCATCAATTAATTAATGGTGAAATTGACCTTGCAGTACACAGCATGAAGGACTATCCAACAGACGTACCAGAACAGCTCATAATAGCAGCGGTGCCACCAAGGAAAAGTCCATTCGACATACTCATAACAAGAGATAACACAACAATAGAAAAATTGAAACCGAACACAACAATAGGAACAAGTAGCTTAAGAAGAGTTACACATATAAAATACCTAAGGCCGGACATAAACACGCAACCAATTAGAGGAAACATTGACACGAGAATAAGGAAACTAGAGGAGGGAAAAGTGGACGCTTTACTAATAGCTGAGGCAGGATTAAACAGACTTAACATAAATTATCACTACCAGAGACTAGGACCAGAACTCATTACACCAGCAGCAGGACAAGGAGCATTAGCAGTAGTGACAAGAAAGGATAACACACGATTAATAAACATATTAAACAAAATTACAGATCACAAAACACTCACAGAAACAACAATAGAGAGAAAAATACTAGAGAAACTCCAAGCTGGATGCAAAACACCATTAGGAGTATATGCAAACATAATAGATAACAGGATAACACTCATCACATCACTCATCTCGCCAGATTATAAAAAGAGAATACTAATAAAGGTGCAAGACAACAATCCAAACAAAATAATAGAAAACACTACAAAAGAATTTGCTGATAGAGGCGGGGAAGAAATCATAAAGCAATGGAGGCAAATATCATGGGAAAAGTATATATAA
- the cobA gene encoding uroporphyrinogen-III C-methyltransferase, which produces MGKVYIIGAGPGDSELITLKAIKILRRADVVIYDRLVNSKILKHARQAKEFIYVGKTHGDAYKQEEINKLMIQKAKEHNIVVRLKNGDPFIFGRGGEECEALKEAGIEYEIIPGITSAIAAPEYAGIPLTHRNYASSVAIVTGHRKENKPLNLQQILKAVDTTVILMGISTIQEIIKQALDTGLAPQTPLAIIQSATTKRQKTIITTLQEVEETLKKHKIKPPAVIVIGKVAQLHKTLAWCKEK; this is translated from the coding sequence ATGGGAAAAGTATATATAATAGGCGCAGGACCAGGAGATTCAGAACTCATTACACTTAAAGCAATAAAAATACTCAGAAGAGCAGATGTAGTAATATATGACAGACTTGTGAATTCCAAAATCCTAAAACATGCAAGACAAGCAAAAGAGTTCATATACGTAGGAAAAACACACGGAGACGCTTACAAACAAGAAGAGATAAACAAACTCATGATACAGAAAGCAAAAGAACACAATATAGTGGTCAGGTTGAAAAATGGAGATCCATTCATTTTCGGAAGAGGAGGAGAGGAATGCGAAGCACTTAAAGAGGCAGGGATAGAGTATGAAATCATACCAGGAATTACATCAGCGATCGCAGCACCAGAGTATGCAGGAATACCACTCACACACAGAAATTACGCATCATCAGTAGCAATAGTCACAGGACATAGAAAAGAAAACAAACCACTAAATTTACAACAAATACTTAAAGCAGTAGACACAACAGTCATACTCATGGGAATATCAACAATACAAGAGATCATAAAACAAGCCCTTGACACGGGACTAGCACCACAAACACCACTGGCAATCATACAAAGTGCAACAACAAAAAGACAAAAAACAATAATCACAACGCTCCAAGAAGTAGAAGAAACGCTCAAAAAACATAAAATAAAACCACCAGCCGTCATAGTAATAGGAAAAGTAGCACAACTTCACAAAACACTTGCATGGTGCAAAGAGAAATGA
- a CDS encoding uroporphyrinogen-III synthase — translation MIRIFLLGTPETSQNIEKELKKIENPNIQLIKLPIIKTTKLKQEIQRTKQILQTFTPQYNIYTSKTAVKTALKELEQYKHKIIKNSIGIGTATANMLKKYHVKNVKTPEQHNTQGIIKLLQQLKPTQPTATYSSDQINPKLEEWIRTNIANSQIFKLYTIKPYKQNIKKLKKFLEQRGHTNILVFTSISIINSIKNIIENSENITTISISQRIAQYAQQQGIKINYTITQTNTQQIKKQIKKIINEIVSSLS, via the coding sequence ATGATCAGAATATTCCTACTTGGAACACCAGAAACATCACAAAACATAGAAAAAGAACTCAAAAAAATCGAGAACCCGAACATACAACTTATCAAACTACCAATAATAAAAACAACAAAACTCAAACAAGAAATACAGAGAACAAAACAGATACTGCAAACATTCACGCCACAATACAACATATACACGAGTAAAACAGCAGTAAAAACAGCACTTAAAGAACTAGAACAATATAAACATAAAATAATAAAAAACTCAATAGGAATAGGAACGGCAACAGCAAACATGCTCAAAAAATACCACGTAAAAAACGTTAAAACACCAGAACAACATAACACACAAGGAATCATAAAACTTCTACAACAACTAAAACCAACGCAACCAACTGCAACTTACTCATCAGATCAAATAAACCCAAAACTAGAAGAATGGATAAGAACAAACATAGCAAACAGTCAAATATTTAAACTCTACACAATCAAACCATACAAACAAAACATAAAAAAGCTCAAAAAATTCCTAGAACAAAGAGGTCACACAAACATACTCGTGTTCACGTCGATATCGATCATAAACTCAATAAAAAATATCATAGAAAACTCAGAAAACATAACTACAATATCAATAAGTCAAAGAATTGCCCAATACGCACAACAACAAGGAATAAAAATAAACTACACAATAACACAAACCAACACACAACAAATAAAGAAACAAATCAAGAAGATAATAAATGAAATAGTCAGTTCTCTCTCATAA